Genomic segment of Desulfofundulus luciae:
GTGGCATACATCTTGGCCATGGAGGCTTCCTTAGAGTGAGGCAGCCCCTTGTCCTTCAGCCGGGCGGCCCGGTAAACCAGCAGCCGGGCGGCATCAATCCGGGTGGCCATGTCGGCCAGCATGAATTGGATGGCCTGGAATTCGGCAATGGGACGGCCAAACTGCACCCGCTGCTTGGAGTATTCCAGGGCCACGTCAAAGGCCGCCTGGGCGATGCCCAGACCCTGGGCGCCGATGCC
This window contains:
- a CDS encoding acyl-CoA dehydrogenase family protein is translated as GIGAQGLGIAQAAFDVALEYSKQRVQFGRPIAEFQAIQFMLADMATRIDAARLLVYRAARLKDKGLPHSKEASMAKMYATDTAMFVTTNAVQILGGYGYCKEYPVERYMRDAKITQIYEGTNQIQRLVIAKHLLK